The Aeromonas encheleia genomic sequence CGACGACATCAAGTACCTGTTCGACAAGGTGCCGGTCGGTACCCGCGTCCAGTTCGTCAACCAGCCGGTGAAGTCCACCATCGAGCCGGATGGCGGCCGCTACATGGAAGTCCATGAGCCGCTCTCTCGCAACGAGGCGGAGTTCAACTCCACCGAGTCGGTGCCACTGCCCATGACCCCGGCCATCAGCCGCTTCATCGCCCACGCCGAGAGTGACTCCAACGTGGTCAAGCAGGTGCTGGAACAGCGTAGCGGCATGCCGACCCGCCTCAACCCGCAGGTCTGAGCGTCTCGTCAAGAGACCCGATAACAACAACGGCGACCCCAGGGTCGCCGTTGTTGTTTGTCAGGCCGCTCAGGCTGCGGGCGGGGCATAGAGCGCGAGCCGGTTGCCCTCTGTGTCTTCGATGATGACCCGGGAGCCGTGGCCGCTGCCGATGGCGTGCAGGGGCTCGAGCACCCGTCCGCCGAGCCGGGGGATCATCTGTTCTGCTTCTTTTATCCTATCCCCGAGGGCGAGATAGATGAGGGGGCCGGTGCCACCCGGCTGGTGGTACTCATCCATGGGGCCGAGGCAGGCCGCCGCATTGTTGCCATCGTGGCGCAACATGGCGAAACGCATCTCCTCCTCCTGTATTGGCGTGACCGGTACGTCGAGCAGGGCCGAATAGAAGGCCATGGCACGATCCAGATCCCTTGTCGGAATGTCGGCCCAGACCAGAGTGTTGTCCATCTTCGTATTCTCCAGACGTTCCCGGCCGATGCGGCCGGTGGCTCTTAGAGGGTAGGAGCGGCC encodes the following:
- a CDS encoding VOC family protein, whose product is MDNTLVWADIPTRDLDRAMAFYSALLDVPVTPIQEEEMRFAMLRHDGNNAAACLGPMDEYHQPGGTGPLIYLALGDRIKEAEQMIPRLGGRVLEPLHAIGSGHGSRVIIEDTEGNRLALYAPPAA